A single window of Arcobacter venerupis DNA harbors:
- the nirB gene encoding nitrite reductase large subunit NirB, which yields MKEKLVVIGNGMSGLRTIEDLLEINKDKYDITIYGEEPHVNYNRIMLSYILSQEKTFEDTIINHLSWYEQNNITLHKGDKIVSIDKNSKTIKSDSGKTESYDKLLIATGSRAFVPKTKGSDLENVIAFRTKADVDAIISTIRKDKTAVVVGGGLLGLEAAYGIAKHGIKTILVHRSGSILSQQLDSTGGKLLQKNLESYGIEFKLNTTIQEISGDGIVEKVSFTDGVSVESNLVVFATGIIPNTALALEAELETKKGIIVNDFLKTSDDSIFAIGECVEHNGNTYGLVAPLYEQAKVLAKVLADKKTEGYEGSTLSTRLKISGVDLFSAGDYLGDVTTEDLILLDEKVGIYKKLVIYENKIIGVVLYGDTSDASWYLKLLKEHTDISDLRTKILFGKSAISGDSGHGGNDINAMSDDEEVCGCNGVCKGDIVSAIKDKDLKSLSDVKSCTKAGASCGSCLGLVEQILVNTLGDEYNAVEEGICSCTTLGHKDIKKAVDEGEFETVYDVFKSLEWKTQEGCSKCRPAVNYYLLVKYNDDKYKNDKRSALVNDRMFANIQKDGTYSVVPRIWGGLTSPQELKDIADIAVKYDVPTVKFTGGQRLDMLGVKKEQLEPMWKDLNDAGFVSGQAYAKGLRTVKTCVGNTWCRFGTQDSMNMGVIIEKLTWGSWTPHKFKIAVSGCPRNCAEATIKDLGIIGVDSGWEISIAGNGGIKVRVTDFLCKVETDEELLTYVKAFMQFYREDAYYLERTAHWVERTGLQYVKDVLLNKEKVAYYAQRFEISQKSAQVDPWAKAIEDGFTKEFNSIVINPEESFSFEAKEQI from the coding sequence GTGAAAGAAAAACTAGTAGTAATCGGAAATGGGATGAGTGGACTTCGAACCATCGAAGACCTTTTAGAAATAAATAAAGATAAATATGACATCACTATTTATGGTGAAGAACCTCATGTAAACTATAATAGAATCATGCTCTCATATATTCTTTCACAAGAAAAAACTTTTGAAGATACAATCATCAATCATTTATCTTGGTATGAACAAAACAATATCACTTTACACAAAGGCGATAAGATTGTATCAATAGATAAAAATAGTAAAACAATCAAAAGTGATAGTGGAAAAACTGAATCTTACGACAAACTTCTAATAGCAACTGGCTCAAGAGCTTTTGTTCCTAAAACAAAAGGAAGTGACCTTGAAAATGTAATTGCTTTTAGAACAAAAGCCGATGTTGATGCAATTATTAGCACAATTAGAAAAGATAAAACTGCCGTTGTTGTGGGTGGTGGACTTCTTGGACTTGAAGCTGCTTATGGAATTGCAAAACATGGAATTAAAACTATTTTAGTTCATAGAAGTGGAAGTATCCTTTCTCAACAACTTGACTCAACTGGTGGAAAATTACTTCAAAAAAATCTTGAATCTTATGGAATAGAGTTTAAATTAAACACAACTATCCAAGAGATAAGTGGTGATGGAATTGTTGAAAAAGTGAGTTTCACAGATGGTGTTAGTGTTGAGTCAAACTTAGTTGTATTTGCAACTGGAATTATTCCAAACACAGCACTAGCTCTTGAAGCAGAACTTGAAACAAAAAAAGGAATCATTGTAAATGATTTTTTGAAAACTTCAGATGATTCTATTTTTGCCATTGGAGAGTGTGTTGAACACAATGGAAATACTTATGGTTTAGTTGCCCCACTTTATGAACAAGCAAAAGTTTTAGCAAAAGTTCTAGCAGATAAAAAAACTGAAGGTTATGAGGGTTCAACTTTATCAACTAGACTTAAAATCTCAGGTGTTGATTTGTTTAGTGCAGGAGATTATTTAGGTGATGTTACAACTGAGGATTTAATTTTACTTGATGAAAAAGTTGGAATCTATAAAAAACTTGTAATCTATGAAAACAAAATCATTGGAGTTGTACTTTATGGAGATACAAGTGATGCTTCTTGGTATTTAAAACTTCTAAAAGAACATACTGATATTTCAGATTTACGAACAAAAATCCTATTTGGAAAATCAGCAATATCTGGAGATAGCGGTCATGGTGGAAATGACATAAATGCCATGAGTGATGATGAAGAAGTTTGTGGATGTAATGGAGTTTGTAAAGGTGACATTGTATCTGCCATCAAAGATAAAGATTTAAAATCACTAAGCGATGTAAAATCTTGCACAAAAGCTGGAGCTTCTTGTGGTTCATGTTTAGGTTTAGTTGAGCAAATTTTAGTAAATACTTTGGGTGATGAATACAACGCTGTTGAAGAGGGAATTTGTTCATGTACAACACTTGGACACAAAGATATTAAAAAAGCAGTTGATGAGGGTGAATTTGAAACTGTTTATGACGTTTTTAAATCATTAGAGTGGAAAACGCAGGAAGGTTGTTCAAAATGCCGACCAGCAGTAAACTACTACTTACTTGTAAAATATAATGATGATAAATATAAAAATGATAAAAGAAGTGCACTTGTAAACGATAGAATGTTTGCAAATATCCAAAAAGATGGAACTTATTCTGTGGTTCCTAGAATTTGGGGAGGACTTACAAGTCCACAAGAGTTAAAAGATATTGCAGATATTGCAGTTAAATACGATGTTCCAACTGTTAAATTCACAGGTGGTCAAAGACTTGATATGTTGGGAGTAAAAAAAGAGCAACTTGAACCTATGTGGAAAGATTTAAATGATGCTGGTTTTGTATCAGGTCAAGCTTATGCAAAGGGTCTGAGAACTGTAAAAACTTGTGTTGGAAATACTTGGTGTAGATTTGGAACTCAAGATTCTATGAATATGGGTGTGATTATTGAAAAACTAACATGGGGATCTTGGACTCCTCACAAATTTAAAATTGCAGTTTCAGGCTGTCCTAGAAATTGTGCGGAAGCAACTATCAAAGATTTAGGAATTATTGGAGTTGATTCTGGTTGGGAAATCTCAATCGCTGGAAACGGTGGTATAAAAGTGAGAGTTACAGATTTCCTTTGTAAAGTGGAAACCGATGAAGAGTTATTAACTTATGTAAAAGCCTTTATGCAATTTTATAGAGAAGATGCTTATTATCTAGAAAGAACAGCTCATTGGGTTGAAAGAACTGGATTACAATATGTAAAAGATGTGCTGTTAAACAAAGAAAAAGTGGCATATTATGCCCAAAGATTTGAAATATCACAAAAATCAGCACAAGTTGATCCTTGGGCAAAAGCAATTGAAGATGGATTTACAAAAGAGTTTAATTCAATTGTTATAAACCCAGAAGAATCTTTTAGTTTTGAAGCAAAGGAGCAAATTTAA
- the nirD gene encoding nitrite reductase small subunit NirD, translating to MSKWYKITEVENIPEMGSRKVEIGETEIAIFKTRDGAIFAVNNVCPHKKGKLSEGLVHDKIVTCPLHNWEIDLKTGQALGNDSGCTGVYETRVEDNYLYISI from the coding sequence ATGTCAAAATGGTACAAAATCACAGAAGTTGAAAATATCCCTGAAATGGGTTCAAGAAAAGTAGAAATTGGCGAAACTGAAATCGCAATTTTTAAAACAAGAGATGGTGCAATCTTTGCTGTAAACAATGTATGTCCCCATAAAAAAGGAAAACTAAGTGAAGGTTTAGTTCATGACAAAATAGTAACTTGCCCTTTACACAACTGGGAAATAGATTTAAAAACAGGACAAGCTTTGGGAAATGATAGTGGTTGCACGGGGGTTTATGAAACGAGAGTTGAGGATAATTATTTATATATTAGTATTTAA
- a CDS encoding AI-2E family transporter gives MKKDYFLRWIGFGVFALIIWLFFPFLKSFFVASLMVIATFPLFQLIETKIKQYEKLKTFAPVISAGTITLIVSLIVFMPISIFLFNLFSHPTDSITIILSFVDKIDNLSQHIPSYLEWIRTPLDTIIPMIVTRKEEITAFLAGWLGNGLKDFMLMLGDMMMIVIFFFFLTLYSRKLILFFMPIIPLSRPLKRDFFNEMTIMVSVVFYTLVGVMIAQGLAFGIFIAFFDGYNALLLGFIVGIMSIIPVLGTGIVWIPIAINEYLQGNIFNALIISIYSYAMMSFFIDNVVKLLILNFINKKLSKNKHRINEFIIFFAIVGGLATFGFWGFILGPAIIALAITTLMTFRKTNQLSLRHEKTHLDKN, from the coding sequence ATGAAAAAAGATTATTTCTTACGCTGGATTGGATTTGGAGTTTTTGCGCTTATAATTTGGTTATTTTTCCCTTTTTTAAAAAGTTTTTTTGTGGCATCACTAATGGTAATAGCTACCTTTCCCCTATTCCAACTTATTGAAACAAAAATTAAACAATATGAAAAGTTAAAAACTTTTGCGCCTGTAATTTCTGCTGGCACTATTACCTTGATAGTTTCATTAATTGTTTTTATGCCCATATCAATATTTTTATTTAATCTTTTTAGTCATCCAACAGATAGCATAACAATAATTCTATCTTTCGTAGATAAAATTGATAATTTGAGTCAGCATATTCCATCTTATTTAGAGTGGATTAGAACTCCCCTTGATACTATAATTCCAATGATAGTAACTAGAAAAGAAGAAATTACTGCCTTTCTTGCAGGGTGGCTTGGAAATGGATTAAAAGACTTTATGCTAATGTTAGGAGATATGATGATGATTGTTATATTTTTCTTCTTTTTAACTTTATACAGCAGAAAACTTATTCTGTTTTTTATGCCTATTATTCCCCTATCACGTCCACTCAAACGAGATTTTTTTAATGAGATGACAATTATGGTATCGGTTGTTTTCTATACATTAGTAGGTGTGATGATTGCACAAGGATTAGCATTTGGAATTTTTATTGCTTTTTTTGATGGATATAATGCTTTATTACTTGGCTTTATAGTAGGTATTATGTCAATTATTCCAGTTTTAGGAACGGGGATAGTTTGGATTCCAATTGCTATAAACGAGTATCTTCAAGGGAATATTTTTAATGCACTTATTATCTCTATTTATTCATATGCCATGATGTCATTTTTCATTGACAATGTTGTCAAGCTTCTCATTTTAAATTTTATAAATAAAAAACTAAGCAAAAACAAACATCGTATCAATGAGTTTATTATATTTTTTGCCATAGTAGGTGGATTGGCAACTTTTGGGTTTTGGGGATTTATCTTAGGACCTGCAATTATTGCACTAGCAATTACAACTCTTATGACTTTCCGCAAAACCAATCAATTAAGCCTTAGGCATGAGAAAACCCACTTAGATAAAAATTAA
- a CDS encoding cytochrome-c peroxidase codes for MKSSKLLVAMLIAFSSISLSASDALSKEELGQILFFDKNLSNNRTQACATCHNPESGFVDNRDNGVKKMASMGDNNKSIGDREAPTASYAKFSPAFHFDEKKQKYIGGQFWDGRASTLEDQAGGPPLNPDEMGMISKKEVVNRIKENELYVNAFKNLFGNDILENEEKAYTALTQVIGAFERTDEFSPFDSKYDRYLKGEYDLTPTEDLGKSLFFSNNNNSCSTCHVLKGEDKEGETFTNYEFHNIGVPANQTLRAKNGAKDLDKGLLNNPAVTDEAQRGKYKVPTLRNVAVTAPYMHNGVFTDLRTVIEFYDKYNNKNRTINQETGKVWDEPEVKETISLKELKAKELTDRKVDALVAFLKLLTDKRYEHLLEK; via the coding sequence ATGAAAAGTTCGAAATTATTAGTTGCTATGTTAATAGCTTTTTCAAGTATTAGTTTAAGTGCAAGTGATGCCTTATCAAAAGAGGAGCTAGGTCAAATTTTATTTTTTGATAAAAATTTATCAAATAATAGAACACAAGCTTGTGCAACATGTCACAACCCAGAAAGTGGTTTTGTGGATAACAGAGATAATGGTGTAAAAAAAATGGCATCAATGGGTGATAATAATAAGTCAATTGGAGATAGGGAAGCTCCAACTGCATCTTATGCAAAATTTTCACCAGCATTTCATTTTGATGAGAAAAAACAAAAATATATTGGTGGACAGTTTTGGGATGGAAGAGCATCAACTCTTGAAGACCAAGCTGGAGGTCCACCTTTAAATCCAGATGAAATGGGAATGATAAGTAAAAAAGAAGTTGTAAATAGAATAAAAGAAAATGAATTATATGTAAATGCTTTTAAAAATCTTTTTGGAAATGATATTTTAGAAAATGAAGAAAAAGCTTATACTGCATTAACTCAAGTAATAGGTGCATTTGAAAGAACAGATGAGTTCTCTCCTTTTGATTCAAAATATGATAGATATTTAAAAGGTGAATATGATTTAACTCCTACAGAAGATTTAGGAAAATCATTATTCTTTTCAAATAATAATAACTCTTGTTCAACTTGTCACGTATTAAAAGGTGAAGATAAAGAGGGTGAAACATTTACAAACTATGAGTTTCATAATATTGGAGTTCCAGCAAATCAAACACTAAGAGCAAAAAATGGTGCAAAAGATTTAGATAAAGGTCTTTTAAATAATCCAGCTGTTACAGATGAAGCTCAAAGGGGAAAATATAAAGTTCCAACTTTAAGAAATGTGGCAGTAACAGCTCCATATATGCATAATGGTGTATTTACTGATTTAAGAACTGTAATTGAGTTTTATGATAAATATAACAATAAAAATAGAACTATAAATCAAGAGACTGGAAAAGTTTGGGATGAACCAGAAGTAAAAGAGACTATTTCACTAAAAGAGTTAAAAGCAAAAGAGTTAACAGACAGAAAAGTTGATGCTTTAGTTGCATTTTTAAAACTTTTAACAGATAAGAGGTATGAACATTTATTAGAAAAATAG
- a CDS encoding sterol desaturase family protein codes for MNDFFALEYLINPNKRLFWIYIVSSILLAMVYFYVSKKNTRVIFSSKLWLHPSAKLDYYYFFLSYFINIFLLIPFILSAKTIAFSVNKFLYEQFDYFENSYFSYEMIIFMYTVSIFLVSDFSRYWLHRFLHTIPFLWEFHKVHHSAKVLTPITFYRVHPVENFLFGLRYSLSIGFVTGIFIYFFGAMIDIYMVLGVNVFLFIFSIFGSNLRHSHVPFSYGSLIEKWFMSPKQHQIHHSKKHFNKNYGGYIAIWDRVFGTLCLSNSVKVMKFGLRTEQMKDYLSLKDLIFRPIRNLLKNRGI; via the coding sequence TTGAACGATTTTTTTGCACTAGAATATTTAATAAATCCAAATAAAAGACTCTTTTGGATTTATATAGTATCTTCAATATTATTGGCAATGGTGTATTTTTATGTTAGTAAAAAAAATACAAGGGTGATTTTTTCTTCAAAACTTTGGTTACATCCAAGTGCAAAGTTAGATTATTACTATTTCTTTTTATCATATTTTATAAATATTTTTCTGTTGATACCTTTTATATTAAGTGCAAAAACTATCGCTTTTAGTGTAAATAAATTTTTATACGAGCAGTTTGATTATTTTGAAAATAGCTATTTCTCATATGAAATGATTATTTTTATGTATACAGTTAGTATTTTTTTAGTTAGTGACTTTTCGAGATATTGGCTTCATAGATTTTTGCATACAATTCCATTTTTATGGGAATTCCATAAAGTTCATCATAGCGCAAAAGTTTTAACACCAATTACATTTTATCGAGTTCATCCAGTTGAAAATTTTCTTTTTGGATTGAGATACTCTTTAAGTATTGGATTTGTTACGGGAATTTTTATCTATTTTTTTGGTGCAATGATAGATATTTATATGGTTTTGGGAGTTAATGTTTTTCTTTTTATATTTTCTATATTTGGCTCAAATTTGAGACATTCTCATGTGCCATTTTCATATGGAAGTTTAATAGAAAAATGGTTTATGTCTCCAAAACAGCACCAAATACATCATAGTAAAAAGCATTTTAACAAAAACTATGGTGGATATATTGCTATTTGGGATAGAGTTTTTGGAACTTTATGTTTATCAAATAGTGTAAAAGTTATGAAATTTGGACTAAGGACTGAACAAATGAAAGATTATCTTTCATTAAAAGATTTAATATTTAGACCAATTAGAAATTTATTAAAAAATAGGGGGATTTAA
- a CDS encoding imelysin family protein gives MKRVLFLVLLFSSVVFANERVLVNIIKNVSIPNVETAIKDAKILQKDVNAQNFTNFLTDWKKVEAFYIAGDLDENYADTPRYMDIFNNLKEDLSVQMQRVIESKDEAKIALFKNSFKTINALEYVLFNDNDISQREKDLSVVILDSMISYLEGIKGVYKTYLTAPAKDEKWENSLVINTLIASSYRLKEWRIGNPSGFAGKFKNDPKNERAEYFLSQNSFNAIEAILEAHKQIVEKHQYYDFAAYAMNKGAAIQLLTVIDDIAQTQDELKKLKKDDFTNAKALFNSAKDLHNAYYSSLIGQLSVTGKILDADGD, from the coding sequence ATGAAAAGAGTGTTGTTTTTAGTGTTGTTATTTTCAAGTGTTGTTTTTGCCAATGAAAGAGTACTTGTTAATATAATAAAAAATGTATCAATTCCAAATGTTGAGACAGCAATAAAAGACGCAAAAATTTTACAAAAAGATGTAAATGCACAAAATTTTACAAATTTTTTAACGGATTGGAAAAAGGTTGAGGCTTTTTATATTGCTGGTGATTTAGATGAGAATTATGCTGATACACCAAGATATATGGATATTTTTAATAATCTAAAAGAGGATTTAAGTGTTCAAATGCAAAGGGTTATTGAATCAAAAGATGAGGCAAAGATTGCTTTATTTAAAAATTCATTTAAAACTATAAATGCTTTAGAATATGTTTTATTTAATGATAATGATATTTCACAAAGAGAAAAAGATTTAAGTGTTGTTATTTTAGATTCAATGATTTCTTATTTAGAGGGAATAAAAGGAGTTTATAAAACATATTTAACAGCTCCTGCAAAAGATGAAAAATGGGAAAACTCTTTAGTAATTAATACATTGATTGCTAGTTCATATAGATTAAAAGAGTGGAGAATTGGTAATCCAAGTGGATTTGCTGGTAAATTTAAAAATGATCCAAAAAATGAAAGAGCTGAATATTTTTTAAGTCAAAACTCATTTAATGCAATTGAAGCAATTTTAGAAGCTCATAAACAAATAGTTGAAAAACATCAATATTATGACTTTGCTGCATATGCAATGAATAAAGGTGCAGCAATTCAACTTTTAACGGTAATTGATGACATTGCACAAACTCAAGATGAATTAAAAAAACTTAAAAAAGATGATTTCACAAATGCAAAAGCACTTTTTAATAGCGCAAAAGATTTACATAATGCTTATTATTCATCATTAATTGGTCAATTAAGTGTAACAGGAAAAATTTTAGATGCTGATGGAGATTAA
- a CDS encoding di-heme oxidoredictase family protein has product MLKKVILLKSLVAIFATGLFAVDSSSKFLSNDKSNSILLKPIDNLNNDEYDKFMLGRSFFSIPWVEAPAITTARDGLGPLFNANTCISCHPGNGKGTLFNKDGFVSRSLVARLSVEATNSNQDQELLKYKGFVPHSIYGNQLSINGIYGVDFEGNIKIDFEEKEVLFPDGEKQILLKPKYSLANLNYGTLDNGNVSYRLAPTLNGMGLINLISNEDILKNEDINDANGDGISGKANWVYSNITKKDELGKYTWKASVYSLKEQVAGAANNDMGLTTSIFPDDNCTPTQKACNEAPKAKDAIDIPDERLDAITYYLKHIKAYAPKITKEYKEGLEIFEQISCAKCHISSFETKEGFKVFPYSDFLLHDMGEDLSDGRVEFKADKNEWRTAPLWGLALHEKINKQKPRLLHDGRARSFQEAILWHGGEAIQSKENFMNLPKEQRDKLLKFLQEL; this is encoded by the coding sequence TTGTTAAAAAAAGTTATTTTATTAAAAAGCCTTGTAGCAATATTTGCTACAGGGCTTTTTGCCGTTGATAGTAGTAGTAAATTTTTATCAAATGATAAAAGTAATTCAATACTTCTAAAACCTATTGATAATTTAAATAATGATGAATATGACAAATTTATGTTAGGAAGAAGTTTTTTTTCAATTCCTTGGGTTGAAGCACCAGCTATTACAACTGCAAGAGATGGTTTGGGCCCACTTTTTAATGCAAATACCTGTATTAGTTGCCATCCAGGAAATGGGAAAGGTACACTATTTAATAAAGATGGTTTTGTTTCAAGATCGTTAGTTGCTAGATTATCTGTAGAAGCAACAAATTCCAACCAAGATCAAGAATTATTGAAATATAAAGGTTTTGTTCCACATAGCATTTATGGAAATCAATTATCAATAAATGGAATTTATGGAGTAGATTTTGAAGGTAATATTAAAATAGATTTTGAAGAAAAAGAAGTTTTATTTCCAGATGGAGAAAAACAAATTTTATTAAAACCAAAATACTCTTTGGCAAATTTAAATTATGGAACTTTAGATAATGGAAATGTTTCATATAGATTAGCTCCAACGTTAAATGGTATGGGTTTAATTAACTTAATTTCAAATGAAGATATTTTAAAAAATGAAGATATAAATGATGCCAATGGTGATGGAATATCAGGCAAAGCAAATTGGGTATATTCTAATATTACAAAAAAAGATGAATTAGGAAAATATACTTGGAAAGCAAGTGTTTATTCTTTAAAAGAGCAAGTTGCAGGTGCTGCAAATAATGATATGGGATTAACTACATCAATATTCCCAGATGATAATTGTACTCCAACTCAAAAAGCTTGTAATGAAGCACCAAAAGCCAAAGATGCAATTGATATACCTGATGAAAGACTTGATGCAATTACATACTATTTAAAACATATAAAAGCTTATGCTCCAAAAATTACAAAAGAGTATAAAGAAGGCTTAGAAATTTTTGAACAAATCTCATGTGCAAAGTGTCATATTAGTAGTTTTGAAACAAAAGAAGGTTTTAAAGTTTTCCCTTATTCTGATTTTTTACTTCACGATATGGGTGAAGATTTAAGTGATGGAAGAGTTGAATTTAAAGCAGACAAAAATGAGTGGAGAACTGCTCCTTTATGGGGATTAGCATTACATGAAAAAATAAATAAACAAAAACCTAGACTTTTACATGATGGAAGAGCTAGAAGTTTTCAAGAAGCGATTTTATGGCATGGTGGAGAAGCAATTCAAAGTAAAGAAAATTTTATGAATCTGCCAAAAGAACAAAGAGATAAATTACTTAAATTTTTACAGGAGTTATAA
- a CDS encoding imelysin family protein, with product MLDFSKKVLVSLSVVTAVALTSCAASENGVQKKEMTKNSSFLDAYSDIALANYTDAVNDAIALKTAIDAFAKNPTQENIDKAKKAWLNSRESYGQTEAFRLSNGPIDSEDGWIAEAYGAPEGQINAWPLDENMIDYTIDADGKLTSGNIIDTVGKFNPGGEESKEVDVSKITVDAITELNENGGEANVATGYHAIEFLLWGQDQDYSNFLKDSVTPGAMTAGLRTLKDFTTEKNADRRLAYLQASAEKLVSDLETIKSAWEKNIDGTKGLYQAALKGKLKGDNASKNIESAQALKQIIAGMGVFVKSELANERIAVAVLTPSEEDEHSCFSDNTHRDILNNYIGFKNILTATYKGKKYGPSLLDAVDAKTKTRITNLMKSIEEKINSIDEVAKTKEHFDYQIRPESSQSKVIVKLKNELRKLGDEMVNVAAANKISLSTDDVTDPEETKL from the coding sequence ATGTTAGATTTTAGTAAAAAAGTACTAGTTTCTCTATCTGTTGTTACTGCTGTTGCATTAACAAGTTGTGCTGCTTCTGAAAATGGAGTTCAAAAGAAAGAAATGACAAAAAATAGTTCGTTTTTAGATGCGTATTCAGATATTGCGTTAGCAAATTATACTGATGCTGTAAATGACGCAATTGCTTTAAAAACTGCAATAGATGCATTTGCAAAAAATCCAACTCAAGAAAATATAGATAAAGCAAAAAAAGCTTGGTTAAATTCAAGAGAATCTTATGGGCAAACAGAAGCTTTTAGACTTTCTAATGGTCCAATTGATTCTGAAGATGGTTGGATAGCTGAAGCTTATGGTGCACCTGAAGGACAAATCAATGCTTGGCCACTTGATGAAAATATGATTGACTATACAATTGACGCAGATGGAAAATTAACTTCTGGAAATATTATTGACACAGTTGGAAAATTTAATCCAGGTGGAGAAGAATCAAAAGAAGTTGATGTAAGTAAAATTACTGTTGATGCAATCACAGAGTTAAATGAAAATGGTGGAGAGGCAAATGTTGCAACTGGTTATCATGCTATTGAATTCTTATTATGGGGACAAGATCAAGATTACTCTAATTTCCTAAAAGATAGTGTAACTCCTGGTGCAATGACAGCTGGACTTAGAACTTTAAAAGATTTTACAACTGAAAAAAATGCAGATAGAAGATTAGCATATTTACAAGCATCAGCTGAAAAATTAGTTAGTGATTTAGAAACTATAAAATCAGCTTGGGAAAAAAATATAGATGGAACAAAAGGTTTATATCAAGCTGCATTAAAAGGTAAATTAAAAGGAGATAATGCTTCTAAAAATATCGAATCAGCACAAGCTTTAAAACAAATCATTGCAGGAATGGGTGTTTTTGTTAAATCTGAATTAGCAAATGAAAGAATTGCAGTTGCTGTTTTAACTCCAAGTGAAGAAGATGAACACTCTTGTTTTTCTGATAATACACATAGAGATATCTTAAATAATTATATAGGATTTAAAAATATATTAACAGCAACATATAAAGGTAAAAAATATGGTCCTTCTTTATTAGATGCTGTTGATGCTAAAACAAAAACTAGAATTACAAATTTAATGAAATCTATTGAAGAAAAAATTAATAGTATTGATGAAGTTGCAAAAACTAAAGAGCACTTCGATTATCAAATCAGACCAGAAAGTTCTCAATCTAAAGTTATTGTAAAACTTAAAAATGAGTTGAGAAAACTAGGTGATGAAATGGTAAATGTTGCAGCTGCTAATAAAATTAGTTTAAGTACAGATGATGTTACAGATCCAGAAGAAACAAAACTATAA
- a CDS encoding F0F1 ATP synthase subunit C: MKKIVLLMLAIAAVAFAADAEVANQTLKAYSVVAAGIGLGLAALGGAIGMGNTAAATIAGTARNPGLGGKLMTTMFIALAMIEAQVIYALVVAMIALYANPFLG, translated from the coding sequence ATGAAAAAAATCGTTCTTTTAATGTTAGCTATCGCTGCTGTTGCATTCGCTGCTGATGCTGAAGTTGCTAACCAAACTTTAAAAGCTTACTCTGTAGTAGCTGCTGGAATTGGATTAGGTCTTGCTGCACTTGGTGGTGCTATTGGTATGGGTAATACTGCTGCTGCAACTATTGCTGGTACTGCTAGAAACCCAGGTTTAGGTGGAAAATTAATGACAACTATGTTCATTGCATTAGCGATGATCGAAGCTCAAGTTATTTATGCACTTGTTGTTGCAATGATTGCATTATATGCAAATCCATTTTTAGGATAA